A section of the Telopea speciosissima isolate NSW1024214 ecotype Mountain lineage chromosome 3, Tspe_v1, whole genome shotgun sequence genome encodes:
- the LOC122656188 gene encoding uncharacterized protein LOC122656188 translates to MCFTWVWAGWEGTAHNNRILWEAINVPRLKFPHPPPGKYYLVDSGYIHNPGYMAPFKNVRYHQQDFKCSQPQGVEELFNFTHSSLRTVIERSFGVLKKRFPILKMMPKYSFKTQVLIVIACVTIHNFIRKQIASDWLFEKAERGEFDDEHSDTDSDDDEVVNIANVVGGAQ, encoded by the exons ATGTGTTTCACTTGGGTTTGGGCTGGTTGGGAGGGAACAGCACATAACAATCGAATATTATGGGAAGCCATCAACGTTCCTCGTTTGAAATTTCCCCATCCACCACCAG GAAAATACTATCTTGTTGATTCTGGATACATCCATAATCCTGGCTATATGGCTCCTTTCAAGAATGTTCGATATCATCAACAAGATTTTAAATGTAGTCAACCACAAGGAGTAGAGGAGCTATTTAATTTTACACATTCATCATTAAGAACCGTTATTGAGAGATCATTTGGAGTCTTGAAGAAACGTTTTCCTATTTTAAAGATGATGCCCAAATATAGTTTCAAGACACAAGTATTGATTGTGATTGCTTGTGTGACCATACATAACTTTATCAGAAAGCAAATAGCATCGGATTGGCTTTTTGAAAAAGCAGAGAGGGGAGAGTTTGATGATGAACATAGTGATactgatagtgatgatgatgaggttgTGAATATTGCAAATGTGGTAGGTGGTGCGCAATAA
- the LOC122656880 gene encoding UDP-galactose/UDP-glucose transporter 4-like → MATFVGQVSVVSFIAIFGAATTAVVTTARKVVTLLLSYLIFTKPLTEQHGTGLLLIAMGIIMKLLPENNTKATASPAIAKMGKYSFKKVDPSNGNQEDEEKRSLV, encoded by the exons ATGGCCACCTTCGTTGGTCAAGTCTCAGTCGTATCTTTCATTGCCATTTTTGGTGCTGCTACCACAGCCGTG GTGACGACTGCTAGAAAGGTTGTGACTCTACTGTTATCATACCTAATATTCACAAAGCCTTTAACTGAACAACATGGAACAGGGCTATTGCTCATAGCTATGGGCATCATAATGAAGCTTTTACCTGAGAACAACACCAAAGCTACTGCTTCCCCTGCCATTGCCAAGATGGGGAAGTATTCCTTCAAAAAAGTGGACCCTTCAAATGGCAATCAAGAGGATGAAGAAAAGAGGTCTTTAGTATGA